One Candidatus Eisenbacteria bacterium genomic window carries:
- a CDS encoding methyltransferase domain-containing protein, with translation MSNDYVHGTHPGEQRRLADLNALVNRASLAALAPGAGETFLDVGSGLGQFARDVARVTRARTLGIERSEEQLARARALAREAGEDPLVEFRQGDALALPLGEGEIGGFDCAHARFVLEHLRDPGAAVAGMARAVRPGGRVVLEDDDHEQLRLWPEPPCVSAVWRAYVRTYDRLGHDPIVGRRLVQLLSSAGLEPRRIELLPFGACSGQPSFIPFVSNLADIFRGARETILETGGVSAGEFDAALAGLESFARRADAAFWYTICWAEGTRPPA, from the coding sequence ATGTCGAACGATTACGTCCACGGCACGCACCCCGGGGAACAGCGGCGCCTCGCCGACCTGAACGCGCTCGTCAACCGCGCTTCGCTCGCGGCGCTCGCGCCGGGCGCGGGCGAGACGTTCCTCGACGTCGGCAGCGGGCTGGGTCAGTTCGCGCGCGACGTGGCGCGCGTCACGAGGGCGCGAACGCTCGGCATCGAGCGCAGCGAGGAGCAGCTCGCGCGCGCGCGGGCGCTCGCCCGCGAGGCGGGCGAGGACCCGCTCGTGGAGTTCCGCCAGGGCGACGCGCTCGCCCTGCCGCTCGGCGAGGGCGAAATCGGCGGCTTCGACTGCGCGCATGCCCGCTTCGTGCTCGAGCACCTGCGCGACCCCGGCGCGGCGGTCGCCGGCATGGCGCGCGCGGTGCGGCCGGGCGGACGCGTCGTCCTGGAGGACGACGACCACGAGCAGCTGCGGCTGTGGCCCGAGCCGCCGTGCGTGTCGGCGGTCTGGCGCGCGTACGTGCGCACCTACGACCGGCTCGGCCACGATCCCATCGTCGGCCGGCGGCTCGTGCAACTGCTCTCGAGCGCCGGGCTCGAGCCGCGACGGATCGAACTGCTGCCGTTCGGCGCCTGCTCGGGCCAGCCGTCGTTCATCCCCTTCGTCTCCAATCTCGCGGACATCTTCCGCGGCGCGCGCGAGACGATCCTCGAGACCGGCGGCGTGTCGGCGGGGGAGTTCGATGCCGCGCTCGCGGGGCTCGAGTCGTTCGCCCGCCGCGCGGACGCGGCGTTCTGGTACACGATCTGCTGGGCCGAAGGGACGCGGCCGCCCGCGTAG
- a CDS encoding DinB family protein, translating into MTTHELQSFLATWDHEAGSTVRVLRSLPAGKYDFRAYPEGRTLAEQAWHLAGIDAVMAHSVATGKLDFTVKLPGLEQPRTVAELAGGYERVHAASRAQVAALGPAELERKLASPMGTTVSVSEVLWGWLLHHAIHHRGQLTLMCRLAGGTPPGIYGPTREEMAARQAKG; encoded by the coding sequence ATGACCACCCACGAACTGCAATCGTTCCTCGCCACCTGGGACCACGAGGCCGGCAGCACCGTGCGTGTCCTGCGTTCGCTCCCGGCCGGGAAGTACGACTTCCGCGCCTACCCCGAGGGCCGCACGCTCGCCGAGCAGGCCTGGCACCTGGCGGGCATTGACGCCGTGATGGCGCACTCCGTGGCCACCGGCAAGCTGGACTTCACGGTCAAGCTCCCGGGGCTCGAGCAGCCCCGCACCGTGGCCGAGCTGGCGGGCGGCTACGAGCGCGTGCATGCCGCGAGCCGCGCGCAGGTCGCCGCTCTCGGTCCCGCCGAGCTCGAACGCAAACTCGCCTCGCCGATGGGAACGACGGTCAGCGTGTCGGAGGTCCTGTGGGGCTGGCTGCTGCACCACGCCATTCACCACCGCGGACAACTCACCCTGATGTGCCGCCTCGCCGGCGGAACGCCGCCGGGCATTTACGGACCGACGCGCGAGGAGATGGCCGCGAGGCAGGCGAAAGGCTGA